The following are encoded in a window of Arthrobacter sp. OAP107 genomic DNA:
- a CDS encoding DUF503 domain-containing protein, with amino-acid sequence MWIGWIEFDILLGDVHSLKEKRSVVRPLLAEVKRRYDVSVAEVGEHEQYRRARIGAGLVAADRAHLVEVLTAVERFVAYRPELELLSARQREIHSED; translated from the coding sequence ATGTGGATCGGCTGGATCGAGTTCGACATCCTCCTCGGCGACGTGCACAGCCTCAAGGAGAAGCGGTCCGTGGTGCGGCCGCTGCTGGCCGAGGTCAAGCGGCGCTACGACGTCTCCGTCGCAGAGGTGGGCGAGCACGAGCAGTACCGCCGCGCGAGGATCGGCGCCGGCCTGGTTGCCGCGGACCGCGCGCACCTCGTGGAGGTGCTTACCGCCGTCGAACGCTTCGTGGCCTACCGTCCCGAACTGGAGTTGCTGAGCGCCCGGCAACGGGAGATCCACAGCGAGGATTAA
- a CDS encoding putative quinol monooxygenase: protein MIFIVVKFKVKPDWSDKWPGLVADFTEATRQEPGNLWFDWSRSVDDPNEFVLVEAFKDDAAGDHVNSAHFKKAMADMPQALAETPRIISRQLDGEGWDTMGELTI, encoded by the coding sequence GTGATATTCATCGTCGTCAAGTTCAAGGTCAAGCCGGACTGGTCCGACAAGTGGCCCGGCCTCGTGGCCGACTTCACCGAAGCCACCCGCCAGGAGCCGGGCAACCTGTGGTTCGACTGGTCCCGCAGTGTGGACGACCCCAACGAGTTCGTCCTTGTCGAAGCATTCAAGGACGATGCCGCCGGCGACCATGTCAACAGTGCCCACTTCAAGAAGGCCATGGCGGACATGCCGCAGGCACTCGCGGAGACCCCGCGCATCATCAGCCGCCAGCTCGACGGCGAGGGCTGGGACACGATGGGCGAACTCACCATCTAG
- a CDS encoding MmcQ/YjbR family DNA-binding protein yields MDPDDLRKICLSFPGAFEDFPFGPETSVFKVRAAVSGGARQEAKMFAASAMDPDDWSVSLKCEPALAEQLRAVHPEITGAWHMNKRHWNGVRLDGALPDDMVRDMVEDSYDLVVASLSRKQREQLGWARQVGND; encoded by the coding sequence ATGGATCCCGATGACCTGAGAAAAATCTGCCTGTCGTTTCCCGGCGCCTTCGAGGATTTCCCGTTCGGTCCCGAAACCTCGGTGTTCAAGGTCAGGGCAGCCGTGTCCGGCGGGGCAAGGCAGGAGGCCAAGATGTTCGCGGCGTCGGCCATGGATCCTGATGACTGGTCGGTGAGCCTCAAGTGCGAGCCCGCTCTGGCCGAACAACTGCGCGCCGTGCACCCGGAGATCACCGGGGCGTGGCACATGAACAAGAGGCACTGGAATGGCGTCCGGCTGGACGGGGCCCTGCCCGACGACATGGTCCGGGACATGGTGGAGGATTCCTACGACCTGGTGGTTGCCTCGCTGAGCCGGAAACAGCGGGAGCAGCTTGGCTGGGCGCGGCAGGTGGGCAATGACTGA
- a CDS encoding DUF1990 domain-containing protein: MTEKRLARGALNYPEIGATEHGGAPAGYRHLASRTYLGEGTDVYRRVAEGILTWELQRRSGLRVRTESAVVVPGARVVSGFGVGPFRLNVPCEVVWVHRPVPGGGPQSAGFGYGSLPGHPVRGEESFEAEIDGQGRVYLSITAFSRPSNWFYAAGGTLARRAQRLMTSRYIEGARQLAAGES, from the coding sequence ATGACTGAAAAGCGCCTGGCACGCGGGGCCCTCAACTACCCGGAGATCGGTGCCACCGAGCACGGCGGGGCGCCGGCCGGCTACCGCCACCTGGCGTCCCGGACCTACCTTGGCGAAGGTACGGACGTCTACCGCCGGGTGGCGGAAGGGATCCTCACCTGGGAGCTGCAGCGCCGGTCAGGGCTGCGGGTCCGGACCGAGTCCGCCGTCGTTGTTCCCGGCGCGCGCGTGGTGAGCGGATTCGGCGTCGGGCCCTTCCGCCTCAACGTACCCTGTGAAGTGGTGTGGGTACACCGCCCGGTTCCGGGCGGCGGGCCTCAGTCCGCCGGCTTCGGCTACGGCTCCCTGCCGGGTCACCCGGTGCGCGGCGAGGAGTCGTTCGAGGCCGAGATCGACGGCCAGGGCCGGGTCTACCTCAGCATCACGGCGTTCAGCCGGCCTTCCAACTGGTTCTACGCCGCGGGTGGCACGCTGGCCCGCCGTGCGCAGCGCCTCATGACTTCCCGATACATTGAAGGTGCACGCCAACTCGCCGCAGGTGAAAGCTGA